The Solanum pennellii chromosome 7, SPENNV200 DNA segment GAAGTATATGTGGGTATGGGGGGGACGGGCCGCACCTCAAGGGAGTGTGATATAGGCAGTCTATCCTGAAGCAAGCATTAATGGTTGATTCCACGACTCGAACATCTAATCTATAAGTCCCACGGAGACAACTTTACCATTGCTTCAAGGTTTCCCTTCATCAAAGTTCACATCTCAATAGACAAAAATTGCTTCTATAAGTTCTTCCCATCTTCCTAGGAATTGGTGGGCAGAGTTACTTGTTACCTATAGAGGTGGTGGTAGGTATCCGGTGGGATGATCGAGGTACGCACGAGCTATCTCAGATGTcatgttttcaaaaatataaagaaaaaaaaaacttagcatttttcaagaactcatatttCTCACAcatgcaacaacaacaatatatctGGTGTAATTCCACCTGTGGCatctggggagggtagagtaTACGCAAACATTAGCCCTACCTCATAGAactagagaggttgtttctgatagacTCTCGGTTCATCTTCACACATGCATTTTTGGAATTAGATACTAAAATAAACTTTTACAAACTGTTATCTTAAAGTAAAAGGTGGATTAATGATTCATGGAGGCTGGCTTGGCTTTGTATTCATAATAAAGCTATGAATTGCCACTTTATAGATGTTAAATGGACCCTATGATGATAAACCAACAAAATAGCTCTGAATAAGAGGTGATTTAACACTTTTTAAGCTTTCTATCTAATTTATACCTATTTATATATCTCTTTAAGTGAACTTAACATTCTATCAAAACTTCACTTACCTTATAACAACTGTAGAGCAACTGTCCAGTCTTGGTTTAAGAAAAAGATGGATCTTGATTCAAATCCAACAATCTCACAAGCACATCCCGAGACGATGGACTTCCTTTCGCGCACTTGGTGCAACTTTGCAGTTCAAGCGTTCCAGCCGGAGATGCAAGATCAAGCTCTCATTCTACATGAAACTTCAATCAAGAGTTTAAGCATTGATAATAAACCTCCTCTTCCTGTAAGTAATCGTTGTGAAATCATGtctaacataataaaaaaatattgaggtTTCGTATTAATCTAACACAGAAAATGGAGAAGAGCATGAAGATGGATGATGCAGATAATTCAATTCCGCCATGGAAATCCAACGATGTCAAGGTAAGAAATAGAATACAAACCCCTGTGCATTATCACCACAGATTCTTCACAGAGAAGACTCATTGTGACATACTTTCATTTGTTTCGTTAGTCGTGGATATGGATGCAGCAAGCCATGCATCCAGAGGTGAACTACAACAGCTATTTCCAGAAAAAATGGGTAAGTTGAGAATTATCCAATCATCAAGAAATTTTCACTCGTTATCCCTTTTTGAGACAGTTGTTTAGTAAATGACCTTTTTCTTGTATACTCTTGCAACTTATGGACCTTACCACGATGTAAAGATCCCTTACGAGCCAACTGTATGAGAAAAAAGTTAGAACACGGTCTAGAAATTTGTAAATAACTGCAAAACATTTGACGATAGTCGAATGTGTTGTCTGTAAGGTTGAGGAATATATAAGCAAACATTAGACCCAAGTCTAGCATATTCTGGAAAGTAATTTTCAAAAAGCTATATTTGCACAACTTTGAAAATCTAAATGGTGGGCTAAATAAGGGAAATTGGCATAAATCAACTTCAATCATCAGAGCTAATTATTGGTTTAATTAAGGCATGGTGAAAATAAACTCAGTGCGGAGAGCTTGTTTCATGCAGATGCCGTGGAACATAGGACCACTAAAGAATGTGTCAATCAAGAAATGGATCAAAGAAATTAAGCAGAAgaggaaagaagaaaagagattaCAGAAGGCTGAAGTACATGCAGCGATATCAGTGGCAGGTGTTGCAGCTGCCTTAGCTGCCATCGCTGCTGAAAACATGAACCATGATCAGTCAGGGCGTACCAAGGAGTCAGCTGTGGCCAGCGCAGCGGCACTAGTTGCAGCACAATGTGCACAAGTGGCAGAAGCTATGGGGGCGAAACGGGACCAAATCAGCAGTGTGATTGGCTCAGCAATGACCGGCACAAGTGCAAGCGACATTCTGACGCTTACAGCTGCAGCTACAACTTGTAATGACTTCTCTCCACCTCTTGAAATACATAGTTTTTACAAATATGACTCAGTTGTTAGAAAACTTAAACTTACCAGCAGCTACACATATATGACTCAGTTGTTAGAAAACTTAAACTTACCAGCAGCTACACATAAAGACGACTGTGTTTTTGAAAT contains these protein-coding regions:
- the LOC107024086 gene encoding VAN3-binding protein, producing the protein MDLDSNPTISQAHPETMDFLSRTWCNFAVQAFQPEMQDQALILHETSIKSLSIDNKPPLPKMEKSMKMDDADNSIPPWKSNDVKSWIWMQQAMHPEVNYNSYFQKKWMPWNIGPLKNVSIKKWIKEIKQKRKEEKRLQKAEVHAAISVAGVAAALAAIAAENMNHDQSGRTKESAVASAAALVAAQCAQVAEAMGAKRDQISSVIGSAMTGTSASDILTLTAAATTSLRGAETLKARSGYKNILNGGTPVLPIEDSNDYNFNYEKCRSILSKGADLYIEKSEGRSKLRSVSIILNSEAKVILRTRKPTMLKTFSSQAESVVLDLHAELYKDSNGAETDSCYLIVLTTNRGVIKLDMMDDYQRYKMWSMTINQMLTLSTSFTKYELQYYKS